One genomic region from Chionomys nivalis chromosome 17, mChiNiv1.1, whole genome shotgun sequence encodes:
- the Csdc2 gene encoding cold shock domain-containing protein C2, with amino-acid sequence MTSEPTSPPVVPPLHSPKSPVWPTFPFHREGSRIWERGGGIAPRDLPSPLPTKRTRTYSATARASAGPVFKGVCKQFSRSQGHGFITPENGSEDIFVHVSDIEGEYVPVEGDEVTYKMCPIPPKNQKFQAVEVVLTQLAPHTPHETWSGQVVGS; translated from the exons ATGACATCAGAGCCTACATCACCTCCAGTGGTGCCACCTCTCCACTCCCCCAAGTCCCCTGTCTGGCCCACTTTCCCCTTCCACAGGGAGGGCAGTAGGATCTGGGAACGTGGTGGTGGTATCGCTCCTCGGGACCTGCCCAGCCCTCTGCCTACCAAGCGAACCAGGACATACTCAGC GACAGCTCGAGCCTCGGCCGGCCCCGTGTTCAAGGGCGTCTGTAAGCAATTCTCCCGCTCACAAGGCCATGGCTTCATCACCCCTGAGAATGGCTCCGAGGACATCTTCGTGCATGTTTCTGA CATCGAGGGGGAGTATGTCCCCGTGGAAGGCGATGAGGTGACCTACAAGATGTGTCCCATCCCACCCAAGAACCAGAAGTTTCAGGCCGTAGAGGTGGTGCTCACCCAGTTGGCCCCCCACACTCCCCACGAGACATGGTCTGGCCAGGTTGTGGGATCCTAG